In the genome of Bosea sp. BIWAKO-01, the window CCAAACCCGGTGCAGACGCGCGCGAAATGCCGCTGCGCAGCGCCGCGGGATTGGGCGAACGGCGCTTCACGGCCTGGCGTGGCCGATCAGGGCGGCGCTATGTCGCCTCGGTCTTTTCGGTCACCGACGATCACGCGCTCGGCTTCAGCGATGCCGTGCTGCTCGCGGTATCCGAGGACCGGCAGATCATCGCGGCGCGCGAGAGCGGTCCCTTCGGGATTGAGGCTGCGCTGACGCGCTGGCGCCGGTCGGTCGTGCTTGCCGGGGCGAGCGAGATCCATATCCATCTGCTCGCGGAGGACGGCTTGAGTCGTCGGGCTGCATTGCTCGACCTGATGCCGCAGGTGTGAGGCTCAGAGCGACGGGCGCGGCTCGGGCAGACCTGGCGCCAGCACATGGGCGAGATGGCTCAGGACCGGGTCGAAGATGCCCATCTTGCGCAGGTGATCATGCGTCCGCAGGACATAGTCGGGGTTCTCTCCGGAGCTTCCGCGGCCCTGGCGCACCAGTTTGAGCAATTCCTCGGCCGGCAGGCGGCCGGCATATTGCAGGTGTTTGCGGTCGGCCACATAGACCAGCGCCCGGATACGGCGGCCATCCTCGAGCCTGACGGGCAGATGGCGTTCGAGATAGACGGAGGTCGCCTGCTCGCGCTCGCGCAGATAGGCGATGGTCTCGACGGCATGGGCGGGCGCCACCCTGAAGGCGAGCCCTCGGCAAATGCCGCCACGATCGAGCCCAAGCACGAGCCCCGGCCGTTCGGGGGTGCCGCGATGGACATGCGAGAAGACGCAGAGCGAGCGGTGATAGCCGTTGAGCCGGGCCGCTACGCTTTCCTCGAAGGTGAAGCCGGGGCGCCAGATCAACGAACCGTAGCCGAAGACCCAGAGATCGTCAGAAGCTGCATTCGCTGTCATCGTTATCCCACAGTTTCGCCGTCAGAAGCTGCTTGACGAAGGAAGCGTTCGAATCGGCCGAGAGAATGGCGGGTCTGGCGCTTCCTGCGACCGGGAGCTAACAATCCGGCCGCTTTCGCGCAATGGATCGCTGCTGCATGACCGACATCCCTTCCGAGCGCCGCCGAGGCCGCTTCTGGCTTTATGCGCCCTTCGCCCTGCTCGTGCTGCTGGCCTTGGCCTGGTCCGGCTTCTGGTTCGTCGTCAAAGGGCGGGTGGTCGAGGGGCTTGATCGCGTTGTTGCCCGCGAGGCCCAGATGGGGCGGACCTGGACCTGCAGCGATCGTTCCGTCGCAGGCTTTCCCTTTCGGATCGAGGTCCGCTGCGCGGGGTTGACGCTGACCTCGTCGCGCTGGGGCGATACGGTCAAGGTCGAGACTGGCCCCAGTGTGGCGGTCGGGCAGATCTATACGCCCGGCCTCGTCATCCTGGAGGTGAAGGGGCCGCTGCAGGCTGCCCTGCCTGAAGGCCGCAAACTTGATCTCGGCTGGAGTCAGTTCGAGGCCAGCCTGGCGTTGAAGGAGCGTGAGCCCGAGCGTTTCTCCATGGTGCTGGTCGAGCCGAATGCGACCTTGACCACGCCCGGCGCGAGCAATGAAACCTGGCGCGCCAATCAGCTGGACGTGCATCTGCGCCGGAACCCGGCGCGGTTTGCGACCGAGCAGGTGGCGGATCTTGCGCTGACAGCGAAAGGCTCGGTGCTGCCCGCGCTCGATGCGCTGCTCGGAACCACTGAACCTGGTGATGTCGAGATGCAGGCGAGCCTGACGCAATCGCTGGCGTTCAAGGCCGGGTTCAACCCCGATGCTCTCGAAACCTGGCGCACCACCGGGGGGCAGATCGAACTGACGCGACTGCTGATGATAAAGGGGGCTGCCCGGCTCGAGGCGAGCGGGCGTCTGCTGCTCGACCAGACGCATCGCATGTCCGGTCAGATCGATGCCGGTGTCGCGGGCATCGACCGGATTGGCGGCATGAAGGTCGGTGGTCTTGCCGCCGGTCTTGGCGGGCTGCTCGGAGGCAAGCCGAGCGGCGGCACACCCGGGTTGACGCCTCTGCCGCCGGTCGTCCTGCGCGAGGGCCGGGTCTATCTCGGGCCGTTCCGGCTGCCCCTGCAGCCCTTGGCGCCGCTCTACTGAACAGAAAAGGGGGGCGTCACCGCCCCCCTTTTTGTATCGTGCTGCCGAAGGATTCAGGTCTCAGTTCGCCGGCAGGGCGGCGCGCGGTGCTTCGATCCTGGTCAGGGCCTTCTTGACCGCCTCCTGCACCTTTTCAAAGGCGCGAACTTCGATCTGCCGGACGCGTTCGCGCGAAACCCCGAATTCCTCGGAGAGTTGCTCGAGCGTGATCGGGTCATCGGCCAGGCGCCGAGCCTCGAAGATCCGGCGTTCGCGCGGATTGAGTACGGTCAGTGCTTCGCGCAGCGCCTGGTGGCGGTTGTCGCTTTCCTCGGAATCGGCCAGGCGACGTTCCTGGCTTTCGCTGTCGTCAACGAGCCAGTCCTGCCATTCGCCCTCGCCATCCTCGCGCAACGGCGTGTTCAGCGACGCATCGCCGCCGAGACGGCGGTTCATGTCGATGACGTCCTGCTCGTTGACGCCGAGCTTGGTCGCGATCGTCTTGACCTGATCCGGCTTGAGATCTCCCTCGCCAAGCGCCGAAATCTTGCTCTTCGCCTTGCGCAGGTTGAAGAACAGCTTCTTCTGGTTGGCGGTGGTGCCCATCTTCACCAGCGACCAGGAGCGCAGGATGTATTCCTGGATCGAGGCCTTGATCCACCACATGGCATAGGTTGCAAGACGGAAGCCCTTGTCGGGCTCGAAGCGCTTGACCGCCTGCATCAGGCCGACATTGCCTTCGGACACGACTTCGCCGATCGGCAGGCCGTAGCCGCGATAGCCCATGGCGATCTTGGCCACCAGCCGCAGATGCGAGGTGACGAGCTTATGCGCCGCATCGCGGTCGCCATGCTCGCGCCAGCTCTTGGCGAGCATGTATTCCTCGCTCGGCTCCAGCATCGGGAACTTGCGAATTTCTTCGAGATAACGTGAAAGTCCGC includes:
- a CDS encoding gamma-glutamylcyclotransferase, which translates into the protein MTANAASDDLWVFGYGSLIWRPGFTFEESVAARLNGYHRSLCVFSHVHRGTPERPGLVLGLDRGGICRGLAFRVAPAHAVETIAYLREREQATSVYLERHLPVRLEDGRRIRALVYVADRKHLQYAGRLPAEELLKLVRQGRGSSGENPDYVLRTHDHLRKMGIFDPVLSHLAHVLAPGLPEPRPSL
- a CDS encoding DUF2125 domain-containing protein, with protein sequence MTDIPSERRRGRFWLYAPFALLVLLALAWSGFWFVVKGRVVEGLDRVVAREAQMGRTWTCSDRSVAGFPFRIEVRCAGLTLTSSRWGDTVKVETGPSVAVGQIYTPGLVILEVKGPLQAALPEGRKLDLGWSQFEASLALKEREPERFSMVLVEPNATLTTPGASNETWRANQLDVHLRRNPARFATEQVADLALTAKGSVLPALDALLGTTEPGDVEMQASLTQSLAFKAGFNPDALETWRTTGGQIELTRLLMIKGAARLEASGRLLLDQTHRMSGQIDAGVAGIDRIGGMKVGGLAAGLGGLLGGKPSGGTPGLTPLPPVVLREGRVYLGPFRLPLQPLAPLY
- the rpoH gene encoding RNA polymerase sigma factor RpoH, giving the protein MAIASLPVMSAEGGLSRYLEEIRKFPMLEPSEEYMLAKSWREHGDRDAAHKLVTSHLRLVAKIAMGYRGYGLPIGEVVSEGNVGLMQAVKRFEPDKGFRLATYAMWWIKASIQEYILRSWSLVKMGTTANQKKLFFNLRKAKSKISALGEGDLKPDQVKTIATKLGVNEQDVIDMNRRLGGDASLNTPLREDGEGEWQDWLVDDSESQERRLADSEESDNRHQALREALTVLNPRERRIFEARRLADDPITLEQLSEEFGVSRERVRQIEVRAFEKVQEAVKKALTRIEAPRAALPAN